One Setaria italica strain Yugu1 chromosome II, Setaria_italica_v2.0, whole genome shotgun sequence DNA segment encodes these proteins:
- the LOC101771148 gene encoding uncharacterized protein LOC101771148: MAPLPLPPTPTELIDDVTAEILLRLPPEEPEHLFRAALVCKPWLRVLSDPAFRRRYRVFHGAPPLLGLLHRLQVLQGPPPVRFASTTSMPDFPHPGSDGGQTLPLDCRHGRVLVQMWGEGEESLVYLVWDPVTGDRHLAPKPDIDWLIHTAAVFCTAVGCDHLDCHGGPFRVLFMATDDHDLLVKVSLYSSETGVWSAPASLGDSCECYVQHMEDAIQEDRYHLPYVQPRRAAVIGDEIYFTLRRGHAIIKYDGCNNCLSMINPPPHDAYGIALMVMDDSSLGFVCIEGSSLYLWSRKVSSEGAAEWVQCRVIELKTIIPVVDPGEVPFVVGAAEGVGAIFISTDAGLFTIEIKSGRVRKVDEPGDYFSVLPYMSFYTPDRGRLLSLAKASYQQ; this comes from the exons atggcgccgctgccgctgccgccgacgccgacggagCTGATCGACGACGTCACCGCcgagatcctcctccgcctcccgccggaAGAGCCCGAGCACCTCTTCCGCGCCGCCCTCGTCTGCAAGCCGTGGCTCCGCGTCCTCAGCGACCCCGCCTTCCGCCGCCGGTACCGCGTCTTCCAcggagcccctcccctcctcggcctcctccacaGGCTCCAGGTCCTGCAAGGTCCCCCACCCGTCCGCTTCGCCTCCACCACATCGATGCCCGACTTCCCCCACCCGGGCTCCGACGGCGGCCAAACGCTCCCCCTCGactgccgccacggccgcgtcctcGTCCAGATGTGGGGGGAAGGGGAAGAGAGTCTGGTTTACCTCGTCTGGGACCCCGTCACGGGCGACCGGCACTTGGCGCCTAAACCGGACATCGATTGGCTcatccacaccgccgccgtGTTCTGCACCGCCGTCGGCTGCGATCATCTCGACTGCCACGGCGGCCCCTTCCGCGTGCTCTTTATGGCCACCGACGACCATGACCTACTGGTTAAGGTGAGCTTGTACTCCTCGGAAACGGGTGTGTGGAGCGCGCCAGCATCTCTTGGCGATAGTTGTGAATGCTATGTGCAGCATATGGAAGATGCCATTCAAGAAGACCGCTACCACTTACCTTATGTCCAGCCTAGGCGAGCTGCCGTTATCGGAGATGAAATCTACTTCACGCTTCGGCGGGGTCATGCAATCATCAAGTACGACGGGTGCAACAACTGCTTATCCATGATTAACCCACCGCCGCACGATGCATACGGAATCGCCCTCATGGTGATGGATGACAGTTCATTGGGGTTTGTCTGCATTGAGGGTTCCAGCCTTTATTTGTGGTCGAGGAAGGTCAGTTCAGAAGGAGCTGCAGAATGGGTGCAATGCAGGGTCATCGAGCTGAAGACAATTATACCCGTTGTTGATCCTGGTGAGGTACCATTTGTGGTTGGTGCTGCAGAGGGTGTGGGTGCCATCTTCATAAGCACAGATGCTGGCTTATTCACCATAGAGATCAAGTCAGGGCGGGTGAGAAAGGTTGACGAACCTGGAGACTACTTTAGTGTCCTACCCTACATGAGCTTCTACACTCCAG ATCGTGGCAGATTGTTGTCGCTAGCGAAGGCTTCTTATCAGCAATGA